A stretch of the Uranotaenia lowii strain MFRU-FL chromosome 3, ASM2978415v1, whole genome shotgun sequence genome encodes the following:
- the LOC129751933 gene encoding uncharacterized protein LOC129751933, which yields MAQASGAFCDRDDQQFYETASSIISMMFLFPVSERNVIKEWLNALYQMGDCKPDKQMRNRYASFLLMQLEVNRGLSAPFDKSPPGRIHQQLHKILDVNEYIGFFEKCEKFYLLTSTENPREPSQPDGVRIKPSDFLYKFPSIHTGIKTYGACFSNDDGSQ from the exons ATGGCGCAAGCTTCCGGTGCTTTCTGTGATAGAGATGATCAACAATTCTACGAAACTGCAAGTTCCATCATATCGATGATGTTTTTGTTTCCGGTTTCag AAAGAAATGTTATCAAGGAGTGGCTGAATGCGTTATACCAAATGGGAGACTGCAAACCAGACAAGCAGATGCGTAATCGATATGCTTCCTTCCTATTGATGCAACTGGAGGTTAACCGTGGCCTTTCGGCTCCCTTCGATAAATCTCCACCAGGACGCATCCACCAACAGCTTCACAAAATTCTG GACGTAAACGAGTACATCGGCTTTTTCgagaaatgtgaaaaattttacttgcTGACGTCCACTGAGAATCCACGGGAGCCATCACAGCCGGATGGAGTAAGAATCAAGCCGTCGGATTTCTTGTACAAATTTCCATCCATCCATACCGGAATCAAAACGTATGGCGCCTGCTTCAGCAATGATGATGGCAGCCAATGA